A window of the Marinifilum sp. JC120 genome harbors these coding sequences:
- a CDS encoding phosphorylase: protein MKLKKLAIIAAMEQEAQAICPAPQHETLGKYQILSGTLKNKVSYRCIISGIGTTRAAEAAELLCAEKPDLILSIGVSGGLAAGLEAGTLVAATTIHSDIAGFDSWFEGEEDALMRSELIPSCGEIQCGKLITAGEPLLTPQDKLFTHERTGALAVDMESISVAQAAKQAGIPFGCIRAISDDSKRGIPQESLAGVDESGKTQLGPILKAIMKRPTLIFELIPMGRDYSKALKALGKILN, encoded by the coding sequence ATGAAATTAAAAAAACTCGCCATAATCGCGGCCATGGAACAGGAAGCACAGGCCATCTGCCCCGCCCCGCAGCATGAGACACTCGGCAAATATCAAATTCTTTCCGGCACGCTTAAAAACAAAGTTAGTTACCGATGCATAATTTCCGGGATCGGAACTACGCGGGCAGCCGAGGCAGCGGAACTACTTTGCGCAGAAAAGCCGGATTTAATTCTAAGTATTGGTGTTTCCGGGGGATTGGCAGCCGGGCTGGAAGCCGGAACCCTTGTTGCGGCCACCACCATTCATTCGGATATAGCGGGATTTGATTCTTGGTTTGAGGGAGAGGAAGATGCACTCATGCGTAGTGAACTGATCCCCTCCTGCGGCGAAATCCAATGCGGCAAACTGATAACTGCCGGAGAACCTCTACTCACGCCGCAAGATAAACTGTTCACTCATGAACGGACCGGGGCTTTGGCTGTGGATATGGAATCCATCTCCGTAGCTCAAGCTGCAAAACAAGCGGGAATCCCTTTCGGCTGTATCCGGGCAATCAGCGACGATTCAAAACGGGGCATCCCTCAAGAATCTCTGGCTGGCGTTGATGAATCAGGCAAAACGCAACTCGGCCCCATTCTCAAAGCCATCATGAAACGGCCCACTCTAATATTTGAATTGATCCCCATGGGGCGGGATTACTCAAAAGCTTTAAAAGCTTTGGGGAAGATATTGAATTAA